The following are encoded in a window of Castanea sativa cultivar Marrone di Chiusa Pesio chromosome 5, ASM4071231v1 genomic DNA:
- the LOC142633362 gene encoding NADH-ubiquinone oxidoreductase 20.9 kDa subunit has translation MSKMNIDITASAKPEYPVLDRDPPFTRVVGNFNSLDYLRFVTITGVSVTVGYLSGIKPGIRGPSMVTGGIIGLMGGFMYAYQNSAGRIMGFFPNDGEVARYKK, from the exons atgtCGAAGATGAACATAGACATCACAGCATCGGCGAAGCCAGAGTACCCAGTCTTAGATCGGGACCCTCCGTTCACCAGAGTCGTCGGAAACTTCAACTCCCTCGACTACCTCCGCTTCGTCACCATCACCGGCGTCTCCGTCACCGTCGGCTACCTCTCCG GGATTAAGCCAGGGATTAGGGGACCGTCGATGGTGACCGGAGGCATAATCGGGTTAATGGGTGGGTTCATGTACGCTTACCAGAACTCGGCGGGTCGAATCATGGGCTTTTTCCCCAACGACGGCGAGGTAGCTCGTTACAAAAAGtga